The Anopheles coluzzii chromosome 2, AcolN3, whole genome shotgun sequence genome window below encodes:
- the LOC120952356 gene encoding uncharacterized protein LOC120952356 isoform X4, which yields MKLFVVLMALVAAAVAAPAPQFGFGYPGFGGGYRHHPRYYRPYPGPHYGGHYGGPVGGLLGGGGGGFSGSQANAQSASFNIGLGGISGSFSNSNANSFGGGPGGGFGGSGAQASAQSASFGGGLGGFGGSASNAQASANSFGGGGGGLFF from the exons ATGAAACTGTTTGTAGTGTTGATGGCCCTGGTGGCCGCTGCGGTTGCTGCACCGGCGCCCCAGTTTGGCTTCGGATATCCCGGCTTTGGAGGAG GATACCGACACCATCCACGCTACTATCGCCCATATCCAGGCCCCCACTATGGTGGACACTACGGTGGTCCGGTCGGTGGTCtgctcggtggtggtggtggtggattcTCCGGCAGCCAGGCTAACGCACAGTCCGCCTCCTTCAACATCGGTCTAGGCGGCATTTCGGGCTCGTTCAGTAACTCGAACGCTAACTCGTTCGGCGGTGGCCCTGGCGGTGGTTTCGGTGGATCCGGTGCACAGGCGTCGGCACAGTCTGCCTCGTTCGGCGGCGGTCTGGGAGGTTTCGGTGGTTCGGCCTCCAATGCCCAAGCGTCGGCTAACTCGTTCGGTGGAGGCGGCGGTGGTTT GTTCTTCTAA
- the LOC120952356 gene encoding pupal cuticle protein 36-like isoform X1, whose translation MKLFVVLMALVAAAVAAPAPQFGFGYPGFGGGKFYRKALRRGFIPVAVPVPVAVAPIGVAPVGVLAPVGYVDPGPHYGGHYGGPVGGLLGGGGGGFSGSQANAQSASFNIGLGGISGSFSNSNANSFGGGPGGGFGGSGAQASAQSASFGGGLGGFGGSASNAQASANSFGGGGGGLFF comes from the exons ATGAAACTGTTTGTAGTGTTGATGGCCCTGGTGGCCGCTGCGGTTGCTGCACCGGCGCCCCAGTTTGGCTTCGGATATCCCGGCTTTGGAGGAG GAAAATTCTATCGGAAAG cACTGCGTAGAG GCTTTATTCCGGTAGCGGTTCCGGTTCCAGTAGCGGTAGCACCGATCGGTGTAGCGCCGGTCGGTGTACTAGCCCCAGTCGGATACGTAGATCCAG GCCCCCACTATGGTGGACACTACGGTGGTCCGGTCGGTGGTCtgctcggtggtggtggtggtggattcTCCGGCAGCCAGGCTAACGCACAGTCCGCCTCCTTCAACATCGGTCTAGGCGGCATTTCGGGCTCGTTCAGTAACTCGAACGCTAACTCGTTCGGCGGTGGCCCTGGCGGTGGTTTCGGTGGATCCGGTGCACAGGCGTCGGCACAGTCTGCCTCGTTCGGCGGCGGTCTGGGAGGTTTCGGTGGTTCGGCCTCCAATGCCCAAGCGTCGGCTAACTCGTTCGGTGGAGGCGGCGGTGGTTT GTTCTTCTAA
- the LOC120952356 gene encoding uncharacterized protein LOC120952356 isoform X2 yields MKLFVVLMALVAAAVAAPAPQFGFGYPGFGGGKFYRKGFIPVAVPVPVAVAPIGVAPVGVLAPVGYVDPGPHYGGHYGGPVGGLLGGGGGGFSGSQANAQSASFNIGLGGISGSFSNSNANSFGGGPGGGFGGSGAQASAQSASFGGGLGGFGGSASNAQASANSFGGGGGGLFF; encoded by the exons ATGAAACTGTTTGTAGTGTTGATGGCCCTGGTGGCCGCTGCGGTTGCTGCACCGGCGCCCCAGTTTGGCTTCGGATATCCCGGCTTTGGAGGAG GAAAATTCTATCGGAAAG GCTTTATTCCGGTAGCGGTTCCGGTTCCAGTAGCGGTAGCACCGATCGGTGTAGCGCCGGTCGGTGTACTAGCCCCAGTCGGATACGTAGATCCAG GCCCCCACTATGGTGGACACTACGGTGGTCCGGTCGGTGGTCtgctcggtggtggtggtggtggattcTCCGGCAGCCAGGCTAACGCACAGTCCGCCTCCTTCAACATCGGTCTAGGCGGCATTTCGGGCTCGTTCAGTAACTCGAACGCTAACTCGTTCGGCGGTGGCCCTGGCGGTGGTTTCGGTGGATCCGGTGCACAGGCGTCGGCACAGTCTGCCTCGTTCGGCGGCGGTCTGGGAGGTTTCGGTGGTTCGGCCTCCAATGCCCAAGCGTCGGCTAACTCGTTCGGTGGAGGCGGCGGTGGTTT GTTCTTCTAA
- the LOC120952356 gene encoding uncharacterized protein LOC120952356 isoform X3, producing the protein MKLFVVLMALVAAAVAAPAPQFGFGYPGFGGGFIPVAVPVPVAVAPIGVAPVGVLAPVGYVDPGPHYGGHYGGPVGGLLGGGGGGFSGSQANAQSASFNIGLGGISGSFSNSNANSFGGGPGGGFGGSGAQASAQSASFGGGLGGFGGSASNAQASANSFGGGGGGLFF; encoded by the exons ATGAAACTGTTTGTAGTGTTGATGGCCCTGGTGGCCGCTGCGGTTGCTGCACCGGCGCCCCAGTTTGGCTTCGGATATCCCGGCTTTGGAGGAG GCTTTATTCCGGTAGCGGTTCCGGTTCCAGTAGCGGTAGCACCGATCGGTGTAGCGCCGGTCGGTGTACTAGCCCCAGTCGGATACGTAGATCCAG GCCCCCACTATGGTGGACACTACGGTGGTCCGGTCGGTGGTCtgctcggtggtggtggtggtggattcTCCGGCAGCCAGGCTAACGCACAGTCCGCCTCCTTCAACATCGGTCTAGGCGGCATTTCGGGCTCGTTCAGTAACTCGAACGCTAACTCGTTCGGCGGTGGCCCTGGCGGTGGTTTCGGTGGATCCGGTGCACAGGCGTCGGCACAGTCTGCCTCGTTCGGCGGCGGTCTGGGAGGTTTCGGTGGTTCGGCCTCCAATGCCCAAGCGTCGGCTAACTCGTTCGGTGGAGGCGGCGGTGGTTT GTTCTTCTAA
- the LOC120950418 gene encoding 28S ribosomal protein S15, mitochondrial, translating to MNALAKLKTLTPSVNQIVRTYALKSDLKIKWVRPEKIPCYKPEKSGDLQSLPTFAGTELMKDYRDSKELETANEHVRNLFTIQHNRRREMVENFKEDMVRRVYRHELDYGSIEAQLGLMTARIRSLQDYMEKFPRQSVVKVQLKELIDKRKRFLRYLRRWDYRRFEYMLEKLDIVYKPYPTHFHWITRKDSLRKLTNIHCDQIKETRLEEYRRQLESQQLDFLENKLKTLEFIRKEQTECQVPVTVTSDEIKAVRKQYEELKQKRAAAAESLKEPEDS from the exons ATGAACGCGCTCGCCAAGCTGAAAACGCTCACCCCCAGCGTCAATCAAATCGTACGCACGTACGCATTAAAATCGGACCTCAAAATCAAATGGGTCCGACCGGAGAAGATCCCGTGCTACAAGCCGGAGAAGTCGGGCGATTTGCAGTCCCTGCCGACGTTTGCCGGCACCGAGCTGATGAAGGATTACCGTGATTCGAAGGAGCTGGAGACGGCCAACGAGCATGTGCGCAATCTGTTCACCATACAGCACAATCGGCGCCGGGAGATGGTGGAAAACTTTAAGGAGGACATGGTGCGAAGGGTGTACCGACACGAGCTGGACTACGGTTCCATCGAGGCACAGC TGGGGCTGATGACGGCCAGGATTCGCAGCTTGCAAGACTACATGGAAAAGTTCCCCCGCCAGTCCGTGGTGAAGGTTCAGCTGAAGGAGTTGATTGACAAACGCAAGCGCTTCCTTCGCTACCTGCGCCGATGGGACTATCGGCGGTTCGAGTACATGCTGGAGAAGCTTGATATCGTGTACAAACCCTATCCAAC GCACTTCCACTGGATCACACGCAAAGACTCGTTGCGCAAGCTAACCAACATCCACTGCGACCAGATCAAAGAGACGCGACTGGAAGAGTACCGCCGGCAGTTGGAATCGCAACAGCTTGACTTTCTCGAGAACAAGCTGAAAACGCTGGAATTCATCCGCAAGGAGCAGACGGAATGCCAGGTGCCGGTGACAGTAACGAGCGATGAAATCAAAGCCGTCCGCAAGCAATACGAAGAGCTGAAGCAAAAGCGAGCGGCAGCCGCGGAAAGCTTAAAAGAGCCCGAAGATTCGTAA
- the LOC120950417 gene encoding SH3 domain-containing protein Dlish: MAFLCPVRIRRGKKKKPIGSDIDKDLSSSLGLNHGMGRITGSASIETLVRVGIEKEHGLSPDSKMVVLHDFTPCVDDELEVKRGQIVNILYRENDWVYVIGQDTRQEGFIPHSYCAPFNTQLADLAIKKKLPRDLSTMGAPGGGGGGGVNGGGGSGGGGGTGPGTTGLVVGGGGLGNGVGLTAADLTDGGMPDISMDVLDDSTGPGLLTNALKHSQASLSSEPDFLPFAKDPSGRYIVLYTFIARDENDVSVERGEFVTVLNREDPEWFWIVRSDGQEGFIPSGFVYPAENILQGHAGKQQQQQGGVNSMGSIGNDMNSLQAMGGGNMTLGGGGGGQHQQQQQQQQQQAQHQQQAQQQQQQQQHQQQPGIGSDDLRYHGTELVMLYDYKAQAPDDLSVRRGDWIYADLNNQTVDGWLWAYAPKTRKYGFIPKAYARPPAMTSL; the protein is encoded by the exons ATGGCATTCCTCTGTCCCGTACGCATAAGACgggggaaaaagaagaaac CGATCGGAAGCGATATCGACAAGGATCTGTCGAGCAGTCTCGGGCTGAATCATGGCATGGGCCGCATCACTGGATCGGCCAGCATCGAAACGCTCGTGCGGGTCGGCATCGAGAAGGAGCACGGTCTCAGCCCCGACAGCAAGATGGTGGTGCTGCACGACTTTACACCCTGCGTGGACGACGAGCTGGAGGTGAAGCGGGGCCAGATAGTGAACATACTGTACCGCGAGAACGACTGGGTGTACGTGATCGGGCAGGACACGCGGCAGGAAGGCTTCATACCGCACTCGTACTGTGCCCCGTTCAACACGCAGCTGGCCGATCTGGCCATCAAGAAGAAGCTGCCGCGCGATCTCTCCACCATGGGTGCTCcaggcggcggtggtggtggtggtgttaaCGGTGGTGGAGGTAGTGGAGGAGGCGGTGGTACTGGCCCGGGGACGACCGGGCTGGTGGTCGGTGGAGGGGGCCTCGGCAATGGTGTCGGGCTGACGGCGGCCGACCTGACCGACGGCGGTATGCCCGACATCAGTATGGACGTGCTGGACGACAGCACTGGACCGGGGCTGCTCACGAACGCGCTGAAGCACTCGCAGGCGAGTCTCAGCTCGGAGCCCGATTTCTTGCCATTCGCCAAGGACCCGAGCGGTCGGTACATCGTGCTGTACACGTTTATCGCGCGCGACGAGAACGACGTGTCGGTGGAGCGGGGCGAGTTTGTGACCGTGCTGAACCGGGAGGACCCGGAGTGGTTCTGGATCGTGCGGAGCGACGGGCAGGAGGGCTTCATACCGTCCGGGTTCGTCTACCCGGCGGAGAACATTTTGCAGGGCCATGcggggaagcagcagcagcagcagggcggTGTAAATAGTATGGGATCGATCGGTAACGACATGAACAGTCTGCAAGCGATGGGTGGAGGTAATATGACGCTCGGCGGAGGTGGCGGTGgtcaacatcagcagcagcaacagcagcaacagcaacaggcccagcatcaacagcaggcacagcagcagcagcagcagcagcaacatcagcaacaaccTGGCATCGGATCGGACGATCTACGGTATCATGGCACGGAGCTGGTAATGCTCTATGACTACAAG GCACAAGCACCAGACGATTTGAGCGTACGGAGAGGCGACTGGATCTATGCCGACCTCAACAACCAAACCGTCGACGGATGGTTGTGGGCCTACGCACCGAAAACCCGCAAGTACGGTTTCATTCCCAAAGCATACGCCCGCCCACCTGCCATGACGAGTCTGTAG